A DNA window from Mytilus edulis chromosome 14, xbMytEdul2.2, whole genome shotgun sequence contains the following coding sequences:
- the LOC139503007 gene encoding zinc finger protein 862-like, with amino-acid sequence MGDEYESLWVRSAQNGKIIEKFLDLGTAESAGSQDIFNYMKAVCFENAEDNTNQLWSKLIGFCSDGASNMQGIRNGVAALMKRENPEIVVTHCLAHRVELSFKDAIKSSKLYDKTITLLLGLYYLYRRGPKQKKALKRAFSALNMTKILPTRVGGTRWMPHMLRAINVIIKGYRGFKAHLESASHENPKAEGLAKIRTDVAVVTFMLNLKEIISPLNRLSLILQKQNLTLYNGHAQIKATTEVLKICKPKYGDHEIHLVKKNLKSTLIRSGMDIEEVNTEWAILKSLIYQRYSNRLIDGALTWGSVFETFRDGLDNIKLVIDALLSLPPTSVNKETTFSRIKLSKGKRRGHLKTDTLKDLIQVEIETDNVEQFDPKLDDYPFRQKKESWLFQTITINRDTPNKHSRQRNCCGWS; translated from the exons ATGGGGGATGAATATGAGTCATTGTGGGTAAGAAGTGCCCAAAATGGAAagataattgaaaagtttttaGATTTGGGTACTGCTGAATCTGCAGGATCTCAGGACATATTTAATTACATGAAAGCTGTTTGCTTTGAAAATGCAGAGGACAATACCAACCAACTGTGGAGTAAACTTATTGGCTTTTGCTCAGACGGTGCATCAAACATGCaag gTATAAGAAATGGTGTGGCTGCTTTGATGAAAAGAGAAAACCCAGAAATAGTTGTTACTCATTGCTTGGCTCACAGAGTTGAGTTAAGCTTTAAGGATGCTATTAAGTCATCTAAATTGTATGATAAAACCATAACTCTTCTTCTTG GTCTTTACTACTTGTACCGCAGAGGTCCCAAACAGAAGAAAGCCTTAAAACGAGCTTTCAGTGCACTTAACATGACGAAAATACTTCCAACCCGTGTAGGAGGAACTCGTTGGATGCCACACATGCTTAGAGCAATAAATGTTATTATCAAAGGTTACAGGGGATTTAAAGCTCACCTAGAAAGTGCTTCACATGAAAATCCAAAAGCTGAAGGACTTGCCAAAATTCGAACTGATGTAGCGGTTGTCACATTCATGTTAAATTTAAAG GAAATCATATCACCTTTAAACAGACTATCCTTGATTCTGCAGAAACAGAACCTAACATTGTATAATGGACATGCACAGATCAAAGCAACTACAGAAGTTCTAAAAATATGCAAACCAA agTATGGGGACCATGAGATTCATCTTGTAAAGAAAAATCTCAAGTCCACCTTAATAAGGTCAGGCATGGATATAGAGGAAGTTAACACAGAGTGGGCCATTTTGAAATCTTTAATATATCAAAG GTACAGTAACAGACTTATAGATGGTGCCTTGACATGGGGATCTGTGTTTGAAACATTCAGGGATGGCCTTGACAATATAAAGCTTGTTATAGATGCTCTGCTCAGTCTACCACCAACAAGTGTCAATAAAGAAACTACATTCAGCAGAATCAAACTCAGCAAAGGCAAGAGGCGGGGTCATTTGAAGACGGACACATTGAAGGACTTGATCCAAGTCGAAATTGAGACTGATAATGTTGAGCAGTTTGACCCAAAGCTGGATG ATTACCCCTTCAGACAGAAGAAGGAGAGTTGGCTATTCCAGACCATCACGATTAACCGAGACACTCCAAACAAACACAGTCGACAAAGAAACTGTTGTGGTTGGTCATGA